The window CACCTTGGTCGGTACCGAAATAGATGTTGCCATTATTGTCAACGGCTGGAGATGACTGAACCACCGCGTCAACAAAATACTGCCAGGAGAGCGTTCCGTCGGCATTGAGGCAGGTCACATATCCAGAATCGTCAATTACCACTACCCGGTTGTCAGGCAAGATAACCGGTGAGGAACTCACCTCACCCGGTAGCGTCCTATTCCAAACTTCGCTCCACCCGGTGTGGTTATCTTGGAGTTTGTGGATTTTGCGGTCATCACCGGCAATATAGATGAAGTTGCCGTCGACCGCTGGTGATGCCGAGAAGGCGTCTTGTCCTGGAATTTCGGGAAAATGCCAGCGAACGCTGCCAGCCGGATTAAAGGCATAAAGGAGCCCATTTTCGTTGCCGATATAGATGGTGCCATCAGCGCCAATCGCGGGAGAGGAATGGAACTCATCCGATTCCTCGATGATAGTGGCATAAAACAGGGTTTCTGCCTGATAGGCATCGATGGCGTAGAGTTTTGCGTCCAAGCCGCCAACAATTATCGCCGGGCGTAATTCTGTGCCCGTGGCTGCGGTGGCAAATGCCGGGGAGGAGATGAACTCATCGCAAGTAACCGCCCAGAGGACACTCCCTTCTCCGACAACCTCAAAGGATTTCGGGGCAGAGGTGTCAGAGACAAGACCGAGCGAGTCTTGGGCGATTGCCCGGATGTAATAGGTGCCGGTTTCAGGGAAGCGGATTGAGTCAACCCCTTTATGTCCAGATGGTCCAAGTGGGGTCCATTCCGATGTCCTGCCATCACTGTAGATGAATTGATAACGCACCCGGTCACGCTCAGGGTCAAGGGCACTGGCATAAAACCGGTAATAAGGACCATTGGCGATTCCTCGCATTGGACCGGTTACTTGCGGCGGGTTAGGGGCGGTATTTTCCTGGAGTGAGATGAAGGTCTTTGCCGGTGAGGTGTCGGAAACGAGACCCGTTTTGTCCCAGGCAAGGCAGCGGATTTTTTTTATCCCCCGATAGAAATACCGGACCGAATCAATAAATGTGTCGCCGGAAGCCTTGAGCGGGCTGAGAACCGATACCTGTCCCTCATCCCAGAGGAATTTGATTTTCACAGAGTCGCCATCCGGGTCGTGTGCTACCGCCTTGAAAACCTGCCATTGGCCCACCCAGCCGGAATCGGGTCCGATGGGCGCGGAAACAACAGGTTTGTGGTTGGCACCGGTGCTAACCTGGACAAGCAGGGTGTCAGACCATTCCAGACTGTAGTTGCCTTTTTCATCTTTTGCGCGCACCCGGACAGGATAAAAGCCTTCGGTATCCCAGGAGTGAATCGCAAATGAGGTGTCACCAGATGGTCTCAGTAATGTGGTGTCGGCGGTGTTATCACCCCAGTCCCAGATGTAAAGGATGCGGTCTTTGTTCGGGTCGGTTGAGACAGTTTTATAGGTGGCGCTGTCACCTGGTGCAACCAAAGTTAAACCCGCCGGTTTTGCTGGGATGGTGGGTGGTTTGCTACGGCAGCCGATACCAATGCAAACAATTGCTATTAACAAAGGAAGAAAGAGCAATTTTTTCTCCACCTTCCCTCCTCTTTTATTCATCCTCTCCCTACCTGGTTAAGACAATCCTGACCTTTGCAGGTCCAAGCCGGCAGAAGTATACCCCTGAAGTTGCGTTATCTCCGTAATCGGTAGAGCCGTCCCAGATGGCAAAGTTTTGGTTACTGGGGAGTGGAAGGGTGCGGATGGTTTTGCCGGTGGCATCAACAATGGTTAATGGGGAGGTAAAATTTTTCCTGTTGATGGTGATGCGAATCGGTGGTTTGCCTAAAACAGGGGTGGCAGTAATTTGTGGTAAGGGTGAATTGGTTGGTTTTGGTTCTTCTGTACCTACAAGGGGTGCACCTAAGTAGAGGTTGACTGTCCCATCATAACCAGAGATGAGGAAGTCAGGAAAGGTGTCGGCATTCCAATAGCCGAAGCCGCAGCGTGAGCCATAGATGCCGGGCGCCTGGATTGGTTGCCCGTCTATGGTTTTAAGTGTTTCTGGTGGTGCCAGTTCCGGGCTAGTATTGGTGCCGATATTGCGATAGAAGCGGACATAACCGTCATTGGCGCCGCAGATGAGGTCAAAGACGCTATCACGGTCAAGGTCAAAGATATAGGGATTTATCCGATAAAGGTTAATGGGTGAACCTTGGACCTCGATGTAGGAGTAGTCCTGAAATCCGGGCCAGGTGTCAGCGGTCTGATTGGGATAGAAGTGGATGTAGCCGGTTTCTGTTCCCAAGAGCAGGTCTTTCATGCCGTCGCCGTTCCAGTCAACCACTGCGGGCTGGGAGTTGTTGCCAACATCAAGAATGGTTGAGTCCAGCAACCGATATTGATAATATCCTATGAGGGTTGTATCCTGACGGATAAAGACATTGAAGTAGCCGTTGCGGTCACCGGAGACAATATCAAGTTGACCATCAGAGTTCCAATCCACAACCTGTGGAGATGAACCCACGCATCAACCATAGGGCAACTGGATTACTTCTCCATTGGCACGCAGAAGTTCATAGCCGTTGAACTCGGGTGCGGTATCAGGACCGATGTTCTGGTAGTAGCGGATATTGCCATAACTGAACTGACCACAGATGAGGTCTTTGGCGCCATCAAGGTTCCAGTCAACCATCACCGGTGCACCATAGTAGCCGACATCAATTGGCACACCGGCATCCAGGACAGGATAGGGACCGGTGAATAGGGGGGTGGTCCCGGGGACGAGCCCTATCATAATAGTTAAGAGAATCATTGTTATGGTTTTGGACATATTACCTCCTTTTTAAATTATTATAATTAAAATAGTTAGTATGGGCAAGATCTGGAGTTTCAATTCTTGCCTTTGACTTCCACATAAATCCCGCGTTCAATCCGGTTGAGGTAGTTGCGTAA of the candidate division WOR-3 bacterium genome contains:
- a CDS encoding PQQ-binding-like beta-propeller repeat protein — protein: MEKKLLFLPLLIAIVCIGIGCRSKPPTIPAKPAGLTLVAPGDSATYKTVSTDPNKDRILYIWDWGDNTADTTLLRPSGDTSFAIHSWDTEGFYPVRVRAKDEKGNYSLEWSDTLLVQVSTGANHKPVVSAPIGPDSGWVGQWQVFKAVAHDPDGDSVKIKFLWDEGQVSVLSPLKASGDTFIDSVRYFYRGIKKIRCLAWDKTGLVSDTSPAKTFISLQENTAPNPPQVTGPMRGIANGPYYRFYASALDPERDRVRYQFIYSDGRTSEWTPLGPSGHKGVDSIRFPETGTYYIRAIAQDSLGLVSDTSAPKSFEVVGEGSVLWAVTCDEFISSPAFATAATGTELRPAIIVGGLDAKLYAIDAYQAETLFYATIIEESDEFHSSPAIGADGTIYIGNENGLLYAFNPAGSVRWHFPEIPGQDAFSASPAVDGNFIYIAGDDRKIHKLQDNHTGWSEVWNRTLPGEVSSSPVILPDNRVVVIDDSGYVTCLNADGTLSWQYFVDAVVQSSPAVDNNGNIYFGTDQGDLFALSPNGESLWSYHVASHFNDISSSPVIDANGNIYFGCDDGYLYKLTPNGEPLWRCLLHPNASITSTPLLTTDGHLYLAGPADSTFEKLYCITPEGTIAWEVLLESPSLPRPRFSIDLFPSPVIDQYGIIYIATPDGLIFAVAGRPERTLMQSPWPMFRHDVRHTGKFGIIYRR
- a CDS encoding FG-GAP-like repeat-containing protein yields the protein MDWNSDGQLDIVSGDRNGYFNVFIRQDTTLIGYYQYRLLDSTILDVGNNSQPAVVDWNGDGMKDLLLGTETGYIHFYPNQTADTWPGFQDYSYIEVQGSPINLYRINPYIFDLDRDSVFDLICGANDGYVRFYRNIGTNTSPELAPPETLKTIDGQPIQAPGIYGSRCGFGYWNADTFPDFLISGYDGTVNLYLGAPLVGTEEPKPTNSPLPQITATPVLGKPPIRITINRKNFTSPLTIVDATGKTIRTLPLPSNQNFAIWDGSTDYGDNATSGVYFCRLGPAKVRIVLTR